The following coding sequences are from one Scomber japonicus isolate fScoJap1 chromosome 3, fScoJap1.pri, whole genome shotgun sequence window:
- the aqp7 gene encoding aquaporin-7 — MKDLVQSVDMGVSQWKGVNVTRSKGWLKNEFVRVGLAELLCTYIMMVFGLGSVAQVVTGQGAFGEYLSINLGFGLGVALGVHVGGKVSGAHMNGAVSFTMCAFGRLAWKMLPLYVFAQLLGSFLAAGTIYGVYYDAIYDYCGGNLTVNGVRATAGIFATYPAPYLSLLGGFIDQVFGTAMLLLCLIALSDQRNKPAAAGSEPVTVGLLVLLIGISLGSNSGYAINPTRDIAPRVFTAIAGWGPDVFRAGNGWWWVPLVAPPIGGVLGAGLYKALVELHHPLLPEQDEGEMEELKEETVPLEKQKNICADVCV; from the exons ATGAAGGACTTGGTGCAGTCCGTAGACATGGGTGTCTCTCAGTGGAAAGGAGTCAATGTAACTCGATCCAAAGGCTGGCTAAAGAATGAATTTGTTCGGGTGGGACTTGCTGAACTTCTTTGCACATATATCATGATG GTGTTTGGGCTGGGGTCTGTAGCCCAGGTAGTGACAGGGCAGGGAGCGTTTGGAGAGTACCTCAGCATCAACCTGGGCTTTGGACTGGGTGTTGCTTTGGGggttcatgttggagggaaggTCTCAG GAGCTCATATGAACGGAGCAGTGTCATTCACAATGTGCGCATTTGGCCGCCTTGCATGGAAAATGCTGCCCCTCTATGTCTTTGCACAGCTTTTGGGGTCCTTTCTGGCAGCGGGGACAATTTATGGTGTATACTACG ATGCCATATATGATTATTGTGGAGGAAATCTGACTGTAAATGGTGTACGGGCCACAGCTGGTATCTTTGCCACCTATCCAGCACCATATCTCTCCTTGCTGGGTGGATTCATTGACCAG gtgTTTGGCACAGctatgctgctgctgtgtctgaTTGCACTGTCCGACCAGAGGAACAAACCGGCCGCAGCAGGCAGTGAGCCTGTCACAGTGGGTCTCCTGGTGCTGCTCATTGGCATTTCTCTAGGCAGCAACAGTGGCTACGCTATCAACCCGACCAGAGACATCGCACCCAGAGTCTTCACTGCCATCGCAGGCTGGGGGCCTGATGTGTTCAG GGCTGGCAATGGGTGGTGGTGGGTGCCTCTAGTTGCCCCCCCTATTGGAGGTGTACTGGGTGCAGGGTTATACAAGGCCTTAGTGGAACTGCACCACCCTCTCCTCCCTGAACAGGATGAAGGGGAGATGGAGGAGCTGAAAGAGGAGACTGTCCCtctggaaaaacagaaaaacatctgtgctgatgtgtgtgtatga